Proteins co-encoded in one Patescibacteria group bacterium genomic window:
- a CDS encoding DUF4446 family protein has protein sequence MFELFKKEDIDPKNWKQVIGEFKSLKKEFRKVSKELDYLKKESVFSVQKMGVVRFNPFKDLGGNQSFSIALLDGNNNGVVITSFYSREGNRMFGKPIKKGHSHHSLSEEEKKAIEIAKKTRIKRKEI, from the coding sequence ATGTTTGAACTTTTTAAAAAAGAAGATATTGATCCTAAAAATTGGAAACAAGTTATTGGAGAGTTTAAGTCTTTAAAAAAAGAATTTAGAAAAGTGTCCAAAGAATTGGATTATTTGAAAAAAGAGTCTGTGTTTTCTGTTCAAAAAATGGGAGTTGTTAGATTTAATCCTTTTAAAGATTTAGGTGGAAATCAAAGCTTTTCTATTGCACTTTTAGATGGGAATAATAATGGCGTGGTGATTACCAGTTTTTATAGCAGAGAAGGAAACAGGATGTTTGGCAAACCAATCAAAAAAGGCCACTCACATCACAGTCTGTCTGAAGAAGAAAAAAAAGCAATAGAAATTGCTAAAAAAACGAGAATTAAAAGAAAAGAGATTTAA
- a CDS encoding MBL fold metallo-hydrolase has protein sequence MNIVWQGHAFFQITTNPQKNSLIKIAIDPYEKNLGLRLPKTEADVLLVTHQHYDHNNIKAVSGNPFLIEGPGEYDVKNIFVHGIPSFHDEKQGKERGENTIYVIESENLKICHMGDFGQKELTDEQLEKIGEVDILMIPVGGTYTISAQEALKIVSQIEPRITIPMHYSLPNLKIKLDPVSKFLKAFGLKSLKPIKKLSIKKRDLAQDEAKIIIMEK, from the coding sequence ATGAATATAGTTTGGCAAGGACATGCCTTTTTTCAAATAACAACAAATCCGCAGAAAAACAGCTTAATTAAAATAGCTATTGATCCTTATGAAAAAAACTTAGGATTAAGGCTTCCAAAAACTGAAGCTGATGTATTGTTGGTTACCCATCAACACTATGACCACAATAATATTAAAGCTGTTTCAGGAAACCCTTTCTTAATTGAAGGCCCAGGAGAATATGATGTAAAAAACATCTTTGTGCATGGAATCCCAAGTTTTCATGACGAAAAGCAGGGCAAAGAAAGGGGTGAAAATACAATATATGTTATTGAAAGTGAAAATTTAAAAATCTGCCATATGGGAGATTTTGGCCAAAAAGAATTGACTGACGAGCAATTGGAAAAAATAGGAGAGGTTGATATATTGATGATTCCAGTTGGAGGAACCTATACTATTTCAGCTCAAGAAGCTTTAAAAATAGTATCTCAGATTGAGCCCCGCATTACAATTCCAATGCATTATAGTTTGCCAAACTTAAAAATTAAATTAGACCCAGTAAGTAAGTTTTTAAAAGCTTTTGGACTGAAATCTTTAAAGCCCATTAAAAAGTTATCAATTAAAAAAAGAGATTTAGCTCAAGATGAAGCAAAAATCATTATAATGGAAAAATGA
- a CDS encoding S1 RNA-binding domain-containing protein encodes MKQLLEKNELLRPIKIGELVEGKVVGKGRSSVFVDLGPVGTGIIYGKEFYDAKYKLKKLKVGDEVFAKVTDIETDDGFIELSMKRATREMTFEELRKKKEDGELVTVRILGANKGGLVTEVSGLSAFLPVSQLSNENYPKVEGGERSKILQELQKFVGKDMEVKILDLFERKEQVILSEKAKDLEKTKEKLKKFKIGDKVKGEITGVTDFGAFIKFPLSTKKDIEQLEGLVHISELDWKIINSPQDIVKVGDKIKAQIIEISGNRVWLSLKALKKDPWKGINEKYKKGDIIKGEVTKLNPFGAFVKLDKEIQGLCHVSEFENQKMEEILELEKTYKFKILSIEEKEHKMSLKLIKE; translated from the coding sequence ATGAAACAATTATTAGAAAAAAATGAATTATTAAGGCCAATAAAAATTGGCGAACTTGTTGAAGGCAAGGTGGTTGGAAAAGGACGATCTTCTGTTTTTGTTGATTTGGGGCCAGTTGGTACAGGAATAATTTATGGCAAAGAGTTTTATGATGCAAAGTATAAATTGAAAAAACTTAAAGTTGGCGACGAAGTCTTTGCAAAAGTTACTGATATAGAAACTGATGATGGATTTATTGAATTATCAATGAAAAGAGCTACAAGAGAAATGACTTTTGAAGAATTGAGAAAGAAAAAGGAAGATGGTGAATTGGTAACAGTAAGAATTCTTGGAGCTAATAAAGGAGGATTAGTCACAGAAGTTTCTGGTCTTTCTGCATTTTTGCCTGTTTCTCAACTATCAAATGAGAATTATCCAAAAGTTGAAGGAGGTGAAAGATCAAAAATATTACAAGAGCTTCAGAAATTTGTAGGTAAGGATATGGAAGTTAAAATACTTGATTTATTTGAAAGAAAAGAACAAGTTATTCTTTCAGAAAAAGCAAAAGATTTGGAAAAAACAAAGGAAAAATTAAAAAAGTTTAAAATAGGAGATAAAGTTAAAGGAGAAATTACTGGAGTAACTGATTTTGGAGCTTTCATTAAATTTCCTTTATCAACGAAGAAAGACATTGAACAGCTTGAAGGTTTAGTTCATATATCTGAACTTGATTGGAAAATCATTAATAGCCCTCAAGATATTGTTAAAGTCGGGGATAAAATTAAGGCGCAGATAATTGAAATATCTGGCAATAGGGTTTGGCTTTCTTTGAAGGCCTTAAAAAAAGACCCTTGGAAAGGAATTAATGAAAAGTATAAAAAAGGAGATATTATTAAGGGCGAAGTGACAAAGCTTAATCCTTTTGGCGCTTTTGTAAAGCTAGATAAAGAGATCCAGGGACTTTGTCATGTTTCTGAATTCGAAAATCAGAAAATGGAAGAGATTTTAGAGCTTGAGAAAACTTATAAATTCAAAATTCTCTCAATCGAAGAAAAAGAACATAAAATGAGCTTGAAACTCATAAAAGAGTAA
- the ftsH gene encoding ATP-dependent zinc metalloprotease FtsH, whose translation MKNLAKNFLTILLIFLLISAIFSLFYQPFGEIEEISFTKLAEEVSQDKIKGIIIAGNQLDVVYLDDSKASSRKEGESSLSQSLLNYGVAKEKLVKVNIEIKEVGGAWTWLAPLLFSVVPVLILVFFFWSIFKQSKTGAMQALDFTKSRARLFGADDRRKEKTTFQDVAGLKEAKEELKEVVDFLKHPKKFLKMGARIPRGVLLVGPAGVGKTLLARAVAGEADVPFFHTSGSTFVELFVGVGASRVRDLFSTAKKAGTSIIFIDELDAVGRMRGAGVGGGHDEREQTLNQILVEMDGFERNDTRIVLAATNRPDILDSALLRPGRFDRRIMLDLPDIDGREQILKIHSRGKPLNQNASLRELAERTPGFSGADLANLMNEAAILAARRNKKEIFQQELLESVEKVLLGPERKSHILSEKEKEIAAYHEAGHALVSASLPNTDPIRKISIVARGMAAGYTLQMPEREKRMKTKSEFLSELATLLGGYVAEKLKFKEITTGASNDLKQASDLTRRLVKNYGMSDLGPVFFGEKEELIFLGKELGEQRNYSEQVATLIDKEILKFIKEAESKARKILTKRKRLLDKVARTLIDKEIIEKEEFESLIGKKSSKKRIVSKPKKGKQVKVSVKRV comes from the coding sequence ATGAAGAATTTGGCAAAAAACTTTCTAACAATTTTGTTAATTTTTTTACTTATTTCAGCAATTTTTAGTTTGTTTTATCAGCCTTTTGGCGAGATAGAAGAAATATCATTTACTAAATTAGCAGAAGAAGTAAGCCAGGATAAAATTAAAGGCATTATTATTGCTGGCAATCAACTTGATGTTGTTTATTTAGATGATTCAAAGGCAAGCTCAAGAAAAGAAGGCGAGTCTTCTCTTTCTCAATCATTGCTTAACTATGGAGTTGCAAAAGAGAAATTAGTAAAAGTTAATATTGAAATCAAAGAGGTTGGTGGAGCTTGGACATGGCTGGCTCCGCTTCTTTTTTCTGTTGTTCCAGTACTTATTTTAGTTTTCTTTTTCTGGTCAATCTTTAAACAAAGTAAAACTGGTGCAATGCAGGCCCTTGATTTTACAAAATCCAGAGCCAGACTATTTGGCGCAGATGACAGAAGAAAAGAAAAAACAACATTCCAAGATGTCGCAGGGCTCAAGGAGGCAAAAGAAGAATTAAAGGAGGTTGTTGATTTTTTAAAGCACCCAAAAAAGTTTTTGAAAATGGGAGCTAGAATTCCAAGAGGAGTTTTATTAGTAGGTCCAGCTGGAGTTGGAAAAACATTGTTAGCGCGCGCAGTTGCTGGAGAAGCTGATGTTCCCTTTTTTCACACTTCTGGTTCAACTTTTGTAGAGCTTTTCGTAGGTGTTGGGGCTTCCAGAGTCCGGGATTTATTTTCTACTGCTAAAAAAGCTGGAACATCAATAATTTTTATTGATGAATTAGATGCTGTTGGAAGAATGAGAGGCGCTGGTGTTGGCGGAGGCCATGATGAAAGAGAGCAGACCTTAAATCAAATACTTGTTGAAATGGATGGTTTTGAAAGAAATGATACAAGAATTGTTCTTGCAGCAACGAATCGCCCCGATATATTAGATTCAGCTCTTCTTCGTCCCGGCAGATTTGACAGAAGAATAATGTTAGACTTGCCTGATATAGATGGCAGAGAACAGATTTTAAAAATCCATTCAAGAGGAAAACCATTAAATCAAAACGCAAGCTTAAGAGAACTTGCTGAAAGAACTCCAGGGTTTTCTGGTGCAGACTTAGCAAATCTTATGAATGAAGCTGCAATCTTAGCTGCCAGAAGGAATAAAAAAGAGATTTTCCAGCAAGAGTTATTGGAATCAGTTGAAAAGGTTTTACTGGGGCCTGAAAGGAAAAGTCATATTTTAAGTGAAAAAGAAAAAGAAATAGCAGCTTATCATGAAGCAGGTCATGCTTTGGTGTCTGCATCTTTGCCAAACACTGATCCAATACGAAAGATTTCAATTGTTGCCAGGGGCATGGCAGCAGGCTATACCTTGCAAATGCCAGAAAGAGAAAAAAGAATGAAAACAAAAAGTGAGTTTTTATCAGAATTGGCAACTTTACTTGGCGGATATGTTGCTGAAAAACTGAAATTTAAAGAAATTACAACCGGAGCTTCCAATGATTTGAAACAAGCATCAGATTTAACGAGAAGGCTGGTGAAAAACTATGGAATGAGTGATCTGGGGCCAGTCTTTTTTGGAGAAAAAGAAGAATTAATATTCTTGGGAAAAGAATTAGGTGAGCAGCGCAATTATTCAGAACAAGTAGCTACTTTAATTGACAAAGAGATTCTAAAGTTTATAAAAGAAGCTGAGAGTAAAGCCAGGAAGATTCTTACTAAAAGGAAAAGATTGCTTGATAAGGTTGCTAGAACTTTAATTGACAAAGAAATTATTGAAAAAGAAGAGTTTGAAAGCTTGATTGGAAAGAAGAGTTCTAAAAAAAGGATTGTTTCAAAACCAAAAAAAGGTAAGCAGGTTAAAGTGAGTGTGAAGCGGGTATAA
- a CDS encoding RluA family pseudouridine synthase — protein MELNVIYQDNDLLVADKPAGIVVFSEDEIKEKTLINLLIEKNEDLKNVGKPPRYGIVHRLDKDTSGLLLVAKNDKSLAFLQEQFKERKVVKKYTALVDGEVKNKDGIIETLIGRGQKDRKKQKVYLPFEPGSKNKRKAVTKYKILKKLIDEKENKYTLVEAIPITGRKHQLRVHFQYLNHPIVGDKIYNFKNQPILKDLKRQFLHAAYLRIKILNNKEKEFNSKLATDLKKALDNLKEY, from the coding sequence ATGGAATTAAATGTTATTTACCAAGACAATGATTTGTTGGTTGCTGATAAGCCTGCAGGAATAGTAGTTTTTTCAGAAGATGAAATTAAAGAAAAAACATTGATTAATTTATTGATTGAAAAAAATGAAGATTTAAAGAATGTTGGCAAGCCTCCAAGATATGGAATAGTTCACAGACTAGACAAAGACACTTCAGGGTTGCTGCTGGTAGCTAAGAATGATAAATCCTTAGCTTTTTTACAAGAGCAATTTAAAGAAAGAAAAGTTGTTAAAAAATATACTGCTTTAGTTGATGGCGAGGTTAAAAATAAAGATGGAATAATTGAAACTTTAATTGGCCGTGGGCAAAAAGACAGAAAAAAACAAAAAGTTTATTTGCCTTTTGAACCAGGCTCAAAAAACAAAAGAAAAGCAGTTACAAAATACAAAATTTTGAAAAAACTTATTGATGAAAAAGAAAACAAGTATACTCTGGTTGAGGCAATTCCAATTACTGGAAGAAAACATCAGCTCAGAGTTCATTTTCAGTATTTGAATCATCCAATTGTTGGGGATAAAATCTACAATTTTAAAAACCAGCCAATTTTAAAAGATTTAAAAAGACAATTTTTGCATGCAGCTTATTTAAGAATTAAAATATTAAATAATAAAGAAAAAGAATTTAATTCAAAATTAGCAACAGATTTAAAAAAAGCTTTAGATAATTTAAAAGAATATTAA
- the gyrA gene encoding DNA gyrase subunit A, translated as MRSQKPENIIGKIKPREIVEEMKESYIDYAMSVIISRALPDVRDGLKPVQRRILYTMLEDGLRHNMKFRKSATVVGSTMGRYHPHSDQALYGAAVRMAQDFSLRYPLIQGQGNMGSIDDPGEYAAMRYSEMRLSKEGEEMLKDISKDTVDFVDNYDGTRKEPVVSPSPLPQLLLNGSLGIAVGMATNIPPHNLNEVCDALIYLIDNPKSDTRDLFKFIKGPDFPLGGFIYNKEAIIEAYSQGKGPILTRGKAEIIEDKKQRTQILITEIPYQVQKSSLLEQFAKLVSEKRIEGIKDIRDESDKDGMRIVIELQKDVIPQRILNQLYKFTDLQRTFHLNILALVNGTQPRVLNLLDILKYFIEHRKEVIVRRTKYELNKAKERAHILEGLKKCLAKIDAVIDTIKKSKDREDAKNNLIKRFKLTEIQANAILDTKLAALAKLERKKIEDELKELLEKIKEFTSILKSLVKIKTIIKKELKNIKDIFGDDRRTKLVVSEMEIISEEDLIPKEEAIITLTQGGYIKRIDPKAYKIQKRGGKGMLGMKTIGEDIVEHFLIANTHDELLFFTDSGKVFKTLVYEIPKGSRVAKGRGLLNFLELSNHEKVLSIIPLGKEEKNNDHAQFLVMATKKGVVKKTSLKEFKNVRRSGLIAISLKKGDLLEKVCKTTGDDDVILVTKKGKSIKFKEKDIRPMGRPAAGVTGIRLKKQDELIGMDVIQKIKQEKTKDKVKKYLLIVSENGYGKRTDIKEYRLQKRGGTGIKTANIISKTGDLVASRILNQQEEDLIVISRQAQVIRIKIRSISKQKRATQGVRIMRLKPNDKVASIACI; from the coding sequence ATGAGAAGTCAAAAACCCGAAAATATTATTGGAAAGATCAAGCCAAGAGAAATTGTTGAGGAAATGAAAGAGTCATACATTGACTATGCAATGTCAGTGATAATTTCTCGTGCTTTACCTGATGTGAGAGATGGTCTAAAGCCAGTTCAAAGAAGAATACTTTATACTATGCTTGAAGATGGACTGAGGCACAATATGAAATTTAGAAAATCAGCAACTGTTGTTGGTTCAACAATGGGTCGTTATCATCCCCACTCTGATCAGGCGCTTTATGGTGCTGCAGTAAGAATGGCTCAGGACTTTTCCCTAAGATATCCATTAATTCAGGGGCAGGGTAACATGGGCTCAATTGATGATCCAGGCGAATATGCTGCCATGAGGTATTCAGAAATGCGGCTTTCAAAAGAAGGAGAAGAGATGCTCAAAGATATTTCAAAAGATACTGTTGATTTTGTTGATAACTATGACGGCACCAGGAAAGAGCCTGTGGTTTCACCATCACCTCTTCCCCAGCTTTTACTTAATGGTTCTTTGGGCATTGCTGTTGGAATGGCAACAAATATTCCGCCTCATAATTTAAACGAAGTTTGCGATGCTTTAATTTATTTAATTGATAATCCTAAGTCAGACACCCGGGATTTATTTAAGTTTATAAAAGGGCCAGATTTTCCATTAGGAGGGTTTATATATAATAAAGAGGCTATTATCGAAGCCTACTCTCAGGGCAAAGGCCCAATATTAACAAGGGGAAAAGCTGAAATAATTGAAGATAAAAAACAAAGAACACAAATTTTAATTACAGAGATTCCTTATCAGGTTCAAAAATCATCTCTTTTAGAACAATTTGCAAAGCTTGTTTCAGAAAAAAGAATAGAAGGAATTAAGGACATTAGAGACGAATCGGATAAAGACGGAATGAGAATTGTTATAGAACTGCAAAAAGATGTAATTCCTCAAAGAATTTTAAACCAGCTCTATAAATTTACAGATTTACAGCGCACTTTCCACTTAAATATCTTGGCTTTAGTTAATGGCACTCAGCCAAGGGTTTTAAATTTGCTTGATATTTTAAAATACTTTATTGAGCACAGAAAAGAAGTGATTGTAAGAAGAACAAAATATGAGCTTAATAAAGCAAAAGAAAGAGCCCATATTTTAGAAGGTCTTAAAAAATGTCTTGCCAAGATTGATGCTGTTATTGATACAATTAAAAAATCAAAAGACAGAGAAGATGCAAAAAACAATTTGATAAAGCGTTTTAAACTGACTGAAATCCAGGCAAATGCAATTTTAGATACTAAATTAGCAGCTTTGGCAAAGTTAGAAAGAAAAAAGATTGAAGATGAATTAAAGGAATTACTTGAAAAGATAAAAGAATTTACCTCTATTTTAAAAAGCCTTGTTAAAATTAAAACTATTATTAAAAAAGAATTAAAAAATATAAAGGATATTTTTGGAGACGATAGAAGAACAAAATTAGTTGTTTCTGAAATGGAAATAATCTCTGAGGAAGATTTAATTCCAAAAGAAGAAGCAATCATTACTTTAACTCAAGGTGGATATATTAAAAGAATTGACCCTAAAGCATATAAAATTCAAAAAAGAGGAGGAAAAGGAATGCTTGGCATGAAAACTATTGGAGAAGATATTGTGGAGCACTTTTTAATTGCCAATACTCATGATGAGTTGTTGTTTTTTACTGATTCAGGAAAAGTATTTAAAACATTGGTTTATGAAATCCCAAAGGGCTCAAGAGTTGCTAAAGGAAGAGGCCTTCTTAATTTCTTGGAATTATCAAACCATGAAAAAGTGCTTTCAATCATTCCTTTAGGAAAAGAAGAGAAAAACAATGATCATGCACAATTTCTGGTAATGGCAACTAAAAAAGGAGTAGTTAAAAAAACCAGCCTTAAAGAATTTAAAAATGTCAGACGTTCAGGGTTGATTGCAATTTCACTTAAAAAAGGAGATTTACTTGAAAAAGTTTGTAAGACAACTGGTGATGATGATGTGATTTTAGTTACTAAAAAAGGCAAGTCAATTAAATTCAAAGAAAAAGATATTAGACCAATGGGCAGACCTGCTGCTGGCGTAACAGGTATAAGGCTTAAAAAACAGGATGAATTAATTGGTATGGACGTAATTCAAAAAATCAAACAAGAAAAAACAAAAGATAAGGTTAAAAAATATTTACTGATTGTTAGTGAAAATGGCTATGGAAAAAGAACTGATATTAAAGAATACAGGCTTCAGAAAAGAGGAGGTACAGGAATAAAAACTGCTAATATTATTTCTAAAACAGGGGATTTGGTTGCTTCCAGGATTTTAAATCAGCAGGAAGAAGATTTAATTGTTATTTCCCGCCAGGCTCAGGTTATAAGGATTAAGATTCGTTCTATTTCAAAGCAAAAAAGAGCAACCCAGGGAGTAAGAATTATGAGGCTCAAACCCAATGATAAGGTTGCTTCTATTGCTTGCATTTAG
- a CDS encoding class I SAM-dependent methyltransferase, producing MSFLDPQKVLNELNVEKNFIAADFGCGSGGWVFPLAKMLENGKVYAIDILKEPLSALRSKMKTFKVLNIELIQADVEKHSKLLSESCDLVLLTNLLFGVEDIDKILQEVKRVLKPKGQVLIVDWLDGSNLGPEKKISADDVKQIAQKLEFQFKKEFKAGIYHWGLIIVK from the coding sequence ATGTCATTTCTTGATCCACAAAAAGTATTAAATGAGCTTAATGTTGAGAAGAATTTTATTGCAGCTGATTTTGGCTGTGGTTCTGGAGGATGGGTATTTCCTTTGGCAAAAATGCTTGAAAACGGAAAAGTATATGCAATTGATATTTTAAAAGAACCGCTTTCTGCCTTAAGAAGCAAAATGAAAACTTTTAAAGTTCTGAATATTGAACTTATACAAGCAGACGTGGAAAAACATTCAAAACTTCTTAGTGAATCCTGTGATTTGGTTTTACTGACAAATCTTTTATTTGGGGTTGAAGATATTGATAAGATTTTACAGGAAGTAAAAAGAGTTTTAAAGCCAAAAGGTCAGGTTTTAATTGTTGATTGGCTGGATGGTTCAAATTTAGGACCAGAAAAAAAGATTTCAGCTGATGATGTGAAACAAATTGCCCAAAAGCTTGAATTTCAATTTAAAAAAGAATTCAAAGCAGGTATTTACCACTGGGGCTTAATTATTGTAAAATGA
- a CDS encoding pilin — MKKTRYFILLFLISLVAVTMMPGTLSADTIEIKNPLASDEFEDIINNVINFIFKIATVLAPLMVIMAGFLFVTAGGNLEQIKRAKNIIIWTAVGFFVILLARGIMGMIMNLLGVS; from the coding sequence ATGAAAAAAACAAGATATTTTATTTTACTTTTCCTAATTAGTTTGGTTGCAGTAACAATGATGCCTGGCACATTAAGTGCTGATACCATAGAGATTAAAAATCCTCTAGCCAGTGACGAGTTTGAAGATATTATTAATAATGTCATTAATTTTATTTTCAAAATTGCTACTGTGCTAGCGCCTCTCATGGTTATTATGGCTGGATTTTTGTTTGTTACAGCAGGGGGTAATTTAGAGCAAATTAAAAGAGCTAAAAACATCATTATTTGGACAGCTGTTGGCTTCTTTGTAATTTTGCTTGCAAGAGGTATAATGGGAATGATAATGAATCTTTTAGGAGTCAGTTAG